A single region of the Salvia miltiorrhiza cultivar Shanhuang (shh) chromosome 8, IMPLAD_Smil_shh, whole genome shotgun sequence genome encodes:
- the LOC130998471 gene encoding uncharacterized protein LOC130998471 produces the protein MVKKDLSNSDRNKIVQFLLSNLKNGKPRYSSMKEAASVFNSSQRTVARLWAAAKKQRENGEEIYLTNAKPWAARRKRISVDIELIQSLELHKRSTIRRLAVGINQSKSTIWRWVNKGQIRAHSSAIKPDLTAPNKLLRLRFSLEALEFDRIMLDLKFKAMDNTIHIDEKWFYITKAAHRFYLTPAEGDSHRTCKSKAFIKKVMFVCAICRPIFSDSGECLFDGKIGIFPLTEQVPAKRNNKNRPVGTMETKLIQSVTKEVMRGCFLNMLLPAIFAKWPAFASKVIYIQQDNAKPYIQDSDPDFRAAATAHGFDIRIVQQPPNSLDTNVNDLGWFRAIQSIQTESACYNCDDLVKAVEASYAQLSPHTLNKVFLSLQSCMMEIMKQRGHNAYKIPHMGKDALMRANQLPRDLEVPIGLVEECMNYLNENTPIHMVQEVVEKLGYPFPQEGLLNQLLQLGI, from the exons ATGGTGAAAAAAGATCTCTCTAACAGTGATAGGAATAAGATAGTGCAGTTTCTTCTCTCTAACTTGAAGAATGGCAAGCCTAGATACAGCTCCATGAAGGAGGCAGCATCCGTCTTCAACTCCTCCCAACGCACTGTTGCTCGTCTTTGGGCGGCTGCGAAGAAACAAAGGGAAAATGGTGAGGAAATATATTTAACAAATGCAAAACCATGGGCTGCACGAAGAAAAAGAATAAGCGTCGACATAGAGCTTATTCAAAGCCTAGAGCtacacaaaagatcaacaattAGACGACTTGCAGTGGGGATTAATCAAAGCAAAAGCACTATTTGGAGGTGGGTAAACAAGGGGCAGATCAGAGCGCATTCTAGTGCTATAAAACCCGATCTCACGGCCCCAAACAAGTTGTTGCGACTGCGTTTTTCACTAGAAGCATTGGAATTTGATCGCATTATGTTGGATTTGAAGTTTAAGGCTATGGACAACACCATTCACATAGATGAAAAGTGGTTCTACATCACAAAGGCAGCACACAGATTTTACCTAACACCGGCAGAGGGAGATTCTCACCGCACATGCAAGAGTAAGGCGTTCATAAAGAAGGTAATGTTTGTGTGTGCCATTTGTAGGCCAATTTTTTCAGATTCGGGGGAATGTTTATTCGATGGGAAGATTGGAATCTTCCCATTAACAGAACAAGTTCCTGCCAAGAGAAACAACAAAAACAGACCAGTGGGCACTATGGAAACTAAGCTTATTCAGTCCGTGACCAAGGAGGTCATGAGAGGGTGCTTCTTAAATATG CTCTTACCAGCTATATTTGCAAAGTGGCCTGCATTTGCAAGTAAAGTGATCTATATTCAGCAAGATAATGCCAAACCATATATTCAAGACTCAGACCCCGATTTTAGGGCTGCAGCCACTGCTCATGGATTCGATATAAGAATAGTTCAACAACCACCAAACAGTCTTGACACAAATGTGAACGACTTGGGATGGTTTAGAGCTATTCAGAGCATTCAAACTGAATCTGCGTGTTACAATTGTGATGATCTTGTGAAGGCAGTTGAGGCATCTTATGCACAACTATCTCCTCATACACTAAACAAAGTGTTTCTAAGTTTACAGTCGTGTATGATGGAGATAATGAAACAAAGAGGTCATAATGCATACAAGATCCCACACATGGGGAAAGATGCACTAATGAGAGCAAACCAGCTGCCAAGAGATTTGGAAGTGCCTATTGGCTTGGTGGAAGAATGCATGAACTACTTGAACGAAAATACACCAATACATATGGTGCAAGAGGTTGTGGAGAAGTTGGGATATCCCTTTCCACAAGAAGGGCTACTAAACCAACTCTTACAGTTAGGAATATAG